In Armatimonadota bacterium, the genomic stretch CGGAGGCTAGCCGAGATTTCACCTACGTCGATGATCTCGTTGATGGTCTTCTGCGCTGCGGTTACTTCGAACAGGCAATCGGTGCCGAAATGAACCTCGCCGGCGGACGAGAGACGAAAATTCTCGACATGGCCAACAAGGTTCTTGAACTCACCGGCAGCAAGGCCGGGATCATTGAGGCTCCCCAGCGCGTGTGGGACACCAAGAAACGGCTGCTAGCCAGCATCGATAAAGCTCGCGACCTCATCGGCTACGAACCGAAAGGTGTTTTCGACGAGGGCCTTCAAACAACGGTCGAGTGGTTCCAGGAGAATTGGGACGCGATCCAGCGAGACGCCGAATTCCCGAGAGGAATGTCTTCCGCCGCTCAAGGCGTCGTCAGCAAATAATGCGCATCCTCTTCGTTTCCAACTACTGGCCGCCCGAAAAAGGTGCGGCAAGCCGGTTGGGGATTGAATTGTGCAAAGCGCTTGCGGCGCAGGGTCATCAGATTGAGGTCGTCACCGGATTCCCTCGATACAAGCTCAAGGAAATGCCTGCCGAGTATTCAGGGAAACCCCATCTCGTTGAAGATGTCCAGGGAATTCGCACCATTCGTGTCCCCCTCCCCCATGCCTCAGGCGACCGTGCGCTGAAGCGCGGCTTCGACTGGCTCCTTCTTCCCCGGGCGTTCAAGAAAGGTATCAAGATGGCTGGTGAGGCCGACGTGGTTTACACGGTTCTGCCACCCATAACAATGGCTCACGCAGGGGCCTACGCAGCTAAGCTCAAAGGTACGCCGCTTGTCACTATGTACGGCGACATCTTCCCGAACAACGTCATCGAACTCGGCGCGCTGAGCAACCCACTTCTGATCAAGTTCTGTCGAAAGCTCGAACAGTTCGCCTACCGAGTGGCGAACAAGATCATCGTGCATAGCGATTGTTACAAAGACTACATGGTTCGCGAAGCTAAAGTGCCTGCGGAAAAGGTGAACGTGGTTTTCAACTGGGCAGATACTGAAGCAATCCAACCCCGAGAGCGTGAAAATGAGTTCCGAGCCGAGCATGAGCTTCAACGAAAGTTCGTTGTCTCTTATGCGGGAACCATGGGGCCAGCCCAAGGCCTACAAGTCGCATTTGAGGCCGCGGAACTTCTCAAAGACCATCCGGACATTCATTTCTTGATTGCCGGAGACGGACAAGATCGGGAGCGATTGGTCCGTTTGCTCGATTCGAGCAGGCTCACAAATGTGACGTTTCTTCCGTCGCAGCCACTTCCGAAGTACATTCAACTCATGGCCGCCAGCGATGTCTGCCTGGTGACTCTGGATCCCAAAGTCAAGGCTCCGACCGTCCCTTCAAAGATTTGGGAAATCATGGCTTCGGGGCGTCCGGTTCTTGCTTCTGTTGCGCTTGACGGAGACGCACCAAAGATCATCGAGCAAGCGAAAGCAGGAATCACGGTTGAACCAGGGGATGCGCGGGCTATGGCCAACGCAATTCTGAGACTCAGAGACGAAGCAGGGCTAGCTGAATTGCTGGGTTCCTCGGGAAGAAAATTCGTCGAGGAATTTGCAAGCGTCACGCCTTGTTCGCAAGCTTATCTGCGGGTATTCGAAGAAGCACTCTCAAACAAGAAGTCGTAAATGCTTCATCATAGAGGGTAGATGCCTAAAAAAGAGCCACCTGAGCCCCTGCTGAAAGCTGCGGAAACGCTCTTTACTGATCCTGCCGAGCGCACCGATTTCGTTGATGCGATGATGGCTGGCGACGCCCGTGATCAGGCGATCATTATTCTCAACGATCGTATCGAGATCAAGGCGTTCCCTCGGCATCGCCGCCTCAAGTGGCAGCCAGACTTCGTCGAGCGAATCTCCGACGACTTTCGCCCTTCCAAACATCCGCTGTATGAGAAAGGAGCTTACTACTCACTCGACTTCTCCTCAGTGTTCTCGGCAAGTGCCATGCTCGCGATCCCTCGCGATCCGGTTCGCGTCCTCGACATGTGCTCTTCTCCAGGCGGAAAGGCCATCTTCGCCTATCGCGCGTTCGAACCCGAACTTCTGTACTGCAACGAGTCGATTCGAAAGCGCGCTGGTGCTCTGATTGCCAACCTAGACCGTTGCAAGATCGAGCGCAGTCGTGTCTGGTCCGCAGACCCTTCGGTCTACTCCAAGGAGTTCAAAGAGACTTTCGACCTCGTCATTTGCGATGTGCCCTGCTCAGGGCAGTCATTGATGGCAAAAGGCGAAGACGCACATGAGAGCTTCTTTCCTAATGAGATCGACAAAAACGTCGGTCGCCAGCGCCGCATCCTCGGGAACGCCGTGCGAACCTTGATGCCCGGTGGGCACATGCTCTACGCCACCTGCACCTTCACGACACGCGAGAACGAGCGGGTCATCGAGTGGTTCCTAAAGAACCACGCCAGTATGGAAGCCGTCGAGGTTCCGCATCTGGCCGACTTCCGATCCCCCCTCTCAACCTTCCCGTCTTACCGCCTGTACCCCCACCAAAACCTCGGTGCCGGAGCCTTCGTCTGCCTCCTCAAAAAGAAGGGCGAAGTCTTGATTGAAGAAAGAGACTTAGACTTCCCCTACCTTTGGAAATTCGGCGACGAAGTCCTTAGCCGTCGTCCGCACGAGGCGGAGGATGAGCCGGTCGAAGAAGAAAAACCTCCGGTAGAACTGACGGCGAGGCAAATTGTTAGAGCCGCAACCGCGAAACCCAAACCCGAAAAACGACCACGAAGACCGCTGGGTCCAAGAGGCCGCTCTGGTGCTCGGCAAAACAAGCCACCGAGCGGAAAGCGGAAGCGAGGATGATTCCAGTTATCTCTAAAAGCAATGGAGCAGCCAGCTAACTTCGCGAACCCACAAGAGATGGTGGCTTTCGCCTGGAAGCTGCTCCTCGAAGCCTGCCACCAGCGCCGACACCCTTTCCATACGCCAACACTCTGCACAGTCAGTGCAAGAGGGCCGGAGGCAAGGTCGGTAATCCTGAGGGACGCAGGAGAGGCTGATTGGACTCTTCGGGCGAACGCGGATGTTCGCTCACCCAAAGTCAAACAGCTTGAAACGGACGGTCGTTCAACCTGGCAGTTCTACTCCTTTCCAGACTATCTCCAAGTACGGTGTTTCGGTCACACTCAAGTCCACCATCTCGACGAAATCGCTAACGAGGCTTGGAAAAGGAGCCAGCTTCTTTCTAGACGTTGTTATCTAGCTCCCCTCCCGCCATCCGCTCCCTTGGAGAAGCTCGAGTCAAATATGCCTCCAGACCTCGCGGGACGCGAGCCGACCGAAGAGGAATCTCGAGCAGGCTTCCAAAACTTTGCCGTCCTCCAATGTCACGTTGAGGAGATGGACATCCTTTCACTCCGATACGAAGGCAATCTCCGGCTGCGGGCAATCCGAAACCAATCACCAATTTGGACCGCCCCGTAACGTTGAGTCAGGGCTCAAGCCCAGCGCTTTCGGAGACGGTTGGTCATCCACAACGCCACATCCTCAATATCTGCCAGCGGCTTACCCGTTTGGGGATTCGACCACTGGTAATGGGGCGGGCCGAACTCAGGATCAAAGGTCGTCATTCGCCCAGCTTTCTCGTTGTTGCCGTGAATCGTGTCCCACCACTTTTCAAATTTAGGAATGTATCCCTCCCAGTTCTTCTCCCTTGGGTCGGGGACTTGTGGGCCTTCCTCAAAGCCGATCCGGGCATGGATATGCCTTGATCTCGTCAGAACGAGATCAAGCTGACTGCTGAAGCCGCCGAGCATCGACTCAGTCACCACCGTCCAGTGGCTCAAGTCGGCGCAGAGATACAAGTCAGGTAGGTCATTCAAATAACGTGCAGTTGACATTGGCTCGTACAAGAGCCGTCCCCGGTGGGTCTCGAAGTTCACCGGGAACGGAACCTGCTTTGTCGCCTCAATCAGTTGTCCAAGGAAATCTAAGCCCTGTTCGTAGGTCATCCATGGTCGTCCAGCGTGAATCGTTGCGCCAACGGCGCCGTTGTCGTAGGCCTCGCCGAGCCCGCGTTTGAACGCCTCAAGCTCGTCTCCGGCAACCATTGCCATGTACTTTAGCCCAGACTTCTCAATCTCCGGTTTCAGCGTAAAGTGCGGCTGAACCCAATCCTCAAACCCTTCGTAACCCTTGTCTCGAACCCAACGGAGTTTGTCTTCCATTGTCCCAGGGAGACCCCACAGGGTTTTGTACACTTCGACTTTCGCCATTCCCAGAATCTTACGCAAGTTCGTTAAAGAAATGGATCGAGTCGCGAATCTTTGATGCGAAGAGGCGTAACCTGTATGTGATGGTACGCACAGGCAGCGCCGAATGGAACGGCGGAATTATCGACGGCAAAGGCACAGTTTCAACCGAGACAGGAACCTTAAACAACGCCCCCTACTCGTTCACTTCTCGTTTTGAGGATGGAAAAGGCACTAACCCCGAAGAGCTTCTTGGAGCCGCCCACGCCGGTTGCTTCAGCATGGCCCTCAGCGGAGTCCTCGGCGGGCACAAGCTCGTAGCCGACTACATCCGAACTTCGGCTGCTGTCAGCGTGGTCAAGGTTGAAGGCGGCTTCGCCATCGACAAAATCCACCTCACCGTCGAAGCCTCAATCCCCGGTGCCACTGCCGAGCAGTTCGCCGAATGCGCCGCCACGGCAAAGGCCGGATGCCCAGTCTCAAAGCTCTTCACCGGTGCCGAAATCACCCTTGACGCTAAGCTGGCGTAAACCAAATCCCGGGGCGAACCGGAGAAGAATCATTCAGAATCAATTAAACTAAAGGGAATGTTCTTCTCCAAATCGCCCCACCCGGCGAATTTTCGATTCCTCAACAGCTTCAACGTCGAAACTGGAGAACTCAAAGACGCACAAAAGACCTTCCGAGCTCGACTAAGTAGCTTTGCGGGAGATGTCTTCCATCTCCAGGTATCTCATGAAACTTGGGGTGAGAACCGCGCGATTGTCGCTCTGAACGAGCCGGCTCACCACGACAGCAAGAAGGTCGAACTTACTTCCGACGGCCACATCGTCGTTCGCGGTCCCAAGAACAAGGTTCTGCTCAAGGGTCATTTTGGAGTGCTTGGTGAGAACTCCCTCTGGTCGTTCGAACTCTCTGACCAAGCCCAGTTCTTCGGCATGGGCGAGAAGTACTTCGGCCAGCAAGAGCTCTCCGGCTACCGCGCCAAGTTCTGGAACACCGACGTCTGGTCGGACTTCCACTGGGCGCAATGGGGAAACAACCCCGCGGATCCGCCCTATTACACCGCCCCCTACGTCGCGGCCCGCATCGCCGACACCTACGTCGGCTTCCTTCTCCACAACCCCTCGCCCGCCTTCATCGAAACCCCCGGCGTCGACGACAGCCGCGTCTTCGTCGAGTGGCAGCGCACCTCTCCTAACCTCATCCTCGGCAACGAAGGCGGCGAACCGAACCTGTGGATCATCGTCGGCCCAACCCTCCCCGAGCTCACCCGCAAGCTCCAAAAGCTCGTCGGCGTCACCCCGCTCCCGCCCCTCTGGAGCCTTGGCTACCATCAATCCAAGTGGGGCTATGAAGGCCACGACGACCTCCTCAAGCTCGACGCCGAGTTCACCAAACACCAAATCCCCTGCGACGGCCTTTGGCTCGATCTCGACTACATGCGCGACTACCGCATCTTCACCGTCAGCAAAGACAAGTTCCCCAACGGCCCTCAAGAAACCGCCGACGAACTCACCAAAACCGGCAGAAGAATCGTCCCGATCATCGACCCGGGCGTCAAAAAGGACCCCGGCTACGATGTCTACGATGACGGTCTGAAGAACAACGCCTTCTGCCAAACCAGCGAAGGCAGCCCATACGTCGGCCTTGTCTGGCCCGGCGAAACCGTCTTCCCAGACTTCACCCAAGACAAGGTCCGCCAATGGTGGGCAGGATACGCCAAACAATTCCGATCATCAGGCTTTGGAGCCTGCTGGGTCGATATGAACGACCCCTCCACCGGCCCCGTTGACCCCTACGAGATGTGGTTCCAAAACGGCAAAGACCACCACAACAAGCATCGAAACCAATACGCCCTCGGCATGCAACTCGCAACCTTCGAAGGGTTCAAACAAGCCAAACCGAACGAGCGCCCGTTCATCCTCTCCCGATCCGGCTTCATTGGCACCAGCCGATACGCTGCCATCTGGACCGGCGATAACTGCAGCAACTACTTCTATCTCGCCAACTCAATCCCCTGCAGCATCGGCCTCAGTCTCAGCGGACAGCCGTTCGCCGGAATGGACATCGGCGGCTTCGGCGGCGACGTCACCGACGAGCTCATGGTCGATTGGATCAAGCTCGCCTTCCTCTTCCCATTCGCAAGAAACCACAACGGAAAAGGGAACCGCGACCAAGAGCCGTTCGCCTTCAAGGCCCCGGTCATGTCGGTCATCCGCCGCTACATCCGCCTGCGCTACAAGCTCCTGCCCTACATTTACAACCTGTTCATCCAGCAGGAAGAAGCCGGCGACCCGATTCTCCGGCCGGTTTTGTATCACTACCCGGAAGCCGGAAACGAGAAGCTCGACGACCAGTTCATGATCGGCGACGCCATCCTCCAGGCCCCCTTCGTCAACGAAGAGAAGTCACGTAAGGTCACCCTTCCCGGAACCGACAAGTGGTACGACGCCCGCACCGGCGAATGGCTCGCTCCTGGTTCGCATATCATCAAGCGAAGCCGGGAAGAAACCGCCCTCTTCATCCGCGAAGGCGCAATCCTCCCCATGCAGCCCGGAACTCCGACCACCACCGAGAAGGAGATGCATAACGTCAACTTCCACATCTTCGTCCCCGAAGACTGGACGGGCGAAACCACCTACACCTACAAAGCCGATGACGGCCTCACCTACGACTACCAAAAAGGCATCCGCTCCGCGGTCCGCCTCACCGTGGTCGGCGCCAAAGGCCACCTCATCCTCAACCTCGAAGAACTAGCCGACGACCACGGCCCCATCAACCCCACGTTTGTGTTGCACGGTAATCCGAAGAGCGTCAAACTCAAAGGCCAAAACCTGCCGACCAAGCCCGGACGAGTGATGCTGACGGGACGAGGTTTAAGTGTTCAGGTGAGTTGATTCGGTTGGTCGAGTGTCTATATTCGGTATCTCACGGGCAATCGATCGCTAGCAGAAGTCACCTAGGTAGAACTTCGAGTTCCAATCCATAATGTTTTTTTCCATTTGATAACATTCTTCAAATACTTCCCTTGCAGGTAAGCGTTGGTGCCATAAATTTAGTGTTTGATACTCCACAGAAGCCACTTCCAATTTGGCGAATCTGATAAGTTCGTCTATGTTACGCTCGGTCCATATTCTGCAGTCGTTTGTATAACGCTTCAGATCAGGTTTCCGGAGTAACTCTGAAAACTTGGCATCAACGATCAGATCTGTTGTTGCGCCGAGGAGAACGCTGATTCGTTTTGCGTCGTTCAGATCTCCTCGAACTTGCCTCACCTTTTTTTCGGAAGGCTGCTGGTAGGCCTCAGCTGCACTGGCCTGTTCGGCGAGATGGCTCACGAGTAGCCCAAAGATCTTTAGACTGGGAATGTTCGCCCAGTATCGAGACATTACGAAGTCTACGATCCTCTCCAGAGCACTCTCTCCGAATGACTTTTTCGCTAATTTGATTATTTGTTTAGCGGTGTCACCCAGACCATTGGTCACAACGTGCGATAGCTCTGGTCTTCTCAACCGTGAATTGGCTGGCAATTCTCCACGGACTTCGAGATAGACGACGTCCAAAAAGAACTCGCGAGAAATGCCCATCTCTTCAACTTGAATCTGCCTCCGATTGGCAAATCGTGCGTGCCACTGCTCTCTAAGGACCATATAGTCCGTAGGATCTGGTCTTGGAGTGAACTCCGGTGCTGGCATCATAGGAACAGCCGCTGGTACGAAAACCAGATCAGACGGGTGTATTGCCTGAATCAAATTTGGTTGTCTGTACATGGAGGCACCTTCAGCGTATGCAACAAACAATGCAACAGTCGTTTTTGTTTCAATCTCTGGATAAGGAAGAAAAGAGCGCCCGACGGCTAGCTTTCCCATAAACTCAAACATCTGAGGTCGCTTAAGGTCGTCCATGGGAGCCGATTCAGCAAGAAGAGTTGGATCAATGGGACAAAGCCACCGTTGTCTACTTGTGAGAGCGGTCAAAAGGCTAGATAACTCGCTCCAGACTCCAACCTCAGAAAAAAGCATCTTCGTAATCAGAAACTGATCCAGTCCGATAACCCTAGTTGGCCAAAGATTTTTTGGGACCTGCCTGTTCCAGTGTTTCGATTGGCTTTGGCAAAAAAACAGTGCGTGGGAGTTGGCAAATCCCAAAAAACTCCAACAGTGCGGGTCTCCGCAAATAGAACAGTTCATCGAGATACATCCCTCTGATTCAAGCAGAGGGCTCAAGTTCGCATCCTCAATTCACCACCGGACAAGCCCAGCCATCAAACGTCCCACCATACCGAGCCGCCAAAGCCTCGAGCTCCAAAACTAACGGCCCCATTCGCGACGGCTCAATCGCCGTCTCCTTCACAAATTCGCACCAAAAATCGCCCGGCGCTGGCTCCCAGCGACCCTGCTTCCCAAGCACATACCCCTGAGCAAACACCTCCCCCAAAAACGCCTCCCGCCCGGCGTCCGAAGAAAACCAGGCCGCGAAATCCACCGGACGAACTTTCGTGTGGTCATCCCCATGCTGCTCCAGCTGCTGATACAAAGGGAAGTAGGCCGAGGTCACCCGCTCCAAGTCCGTGATCTTCGCATTCGCCTCGTACCAAGCCCAAGGATCTGGGTGCGGAGGAACAAGCGTAAAGGTCTCCTTCTTAAAAAGCCCCAACCCAACCGTAATCGGCGCGACTGTAGGCGTCTGCGAGACAAACAAGATCACCGTCCGCCCGTTCCCCGTCAAATGTCCAACTAGAACCACGGAAGACGGCACCGCCTTCTCCAACTTATCCTCAATCAGATTGTTCCGCTTGTACTCCCCCGAGTCCGCCGGAACTCCCGTCGGGGCCGGTTGATAGTTCAGAGTCACGCTCAACAGGTGTGGAAACTGAGCCCGCAAAGACTCCAAGTCCCCGCGAAACATGCCAATCATCGGCCTCGTTTCCGCATCCCGCACAAAGCTGATATAGCTGGCTTCGCTCATTCCTCTGTTTTACCGCCAGACAAGCTTCGTGTTACACTGACCCACAACCTCCAAAGGCCTGGTCGATATGCAAACTGCCCTCCGATTTGTCCAAACGCTTTTTGCGATGATGCTTCTCGCAGTGTCCGCCAGATCTGCCCCGTCGCAAGCCGACACAA encodes the following:
- a CDS encoding ribonuclease E inhibitor RraB translates to MSEASYISFVRDAETRPMIGMFRGDLESLRAQFPHLLSVTLNYQPAPTGVPADSGEYKRNNLIEDKLEKAVPSSVVLVGHLTGNGRTVILFVSQTPTVAPITVGLGLFKKETFTLVPPHPDPWAWYEANAKITDLERVTSAYFPLYQQLEQHGDDHTKVRPVDFAAWFSSDAGREAFLGEVFAQGYVLGKQGRWEPAPGDFWCEFVKETAIEPSRMGPLVLELEALAARYGGTFDGWACPVVN
- a CDS encoding glycosyltransferase family 4 protein, whose product is MRILFVSNYWPPEKGAASRLGIELCKALAAQGHQIEVVTGFPRYKLKEMPAEYSGKPHLVEDVQGIRTIRVPLPHASGDRALKRGFDWLLLPRAFKKGIKMAGEADVVYTVLPPITMAHAGAYAAKLKGTPLVTMYGDIFPNNVIELGALSNPLLIKFCRKLEQFAYRVANKIIVHSDCYKDYMVREAKVPAEKVNVVFNWADTEAIQPRERENEFRAEHELQRKFVVSYAGTMGPAQGLQVAFEAAELLKDHPDIHFLIAGDGQDRERLVRLLDSSRLTNVTFLPSQPLPKYIQLMAASDVCLVTLDPKVKAPTVPSKIWEIMASGRPVLASVALDGDAPKIIEQAKAGITVEPGDARAMANAILRLRDEAGLAELLGSSGRKFVEEFASVTPCSQAYLRVFEEALSNKKS
- a CDS encoding TIM-barrel domain-containing protein, translated to MFFSKSPHPANFRFLNSFNVETGELKDAQKTFRARLSSFAGDVFHLQVSHETWGENRAIVALNEPAHHDSKKVELTSDGHIVVRGPKNKVLLKGHFGVLGENSLWSFELSDQAQFFGMGEKYFGQQELSGYRAKFWNTDVWSDFHWAQWGNNPADPPYYTAPYVAARIADTYVGFLLHNPSPAFIETPGVDDSRVFVEWQRTSPNLILGNEGGEPNLWIIVGPTLPELTRKLQKLVGVTPLPPLWSLGYHQSKWGYEGHDDLLKLDAEFTKHQIPCDGLWLDLDYMRDYRIFTVSKDKFPNGPQETADELTKTGRRIVPIIDPGVKKDPGYDVYDDGLKNNAFCQTSEGSPYVGLVWPGETVFPDFTQDKVRQWWAGYAKQFRSSGFGACWVDMNDPSTGPVDPYEMWFQNGKDHHNKHRNQYALGMQLATFEGFKQAKPNERPFILSRSGFIGTSRYAAIWTGDNCSNYFYLANSIPCSIGLSLSGQPFAGMDIGGFGGDVTDELMVDWIKLAFLFPFARNHNGKGNRDQEPFAFKAPVMSVIRRYIRLRYKLLPYIYNLFIQQEEAGDPILRPVLYHYPEAGNEKLDDQFMIGDAILQAPFVNEEKSRKVTLPGTDKWYDARTGEWLAPGSHIIKRSREETALFIREGAILPMQPGTPTTTEKEMHNVNFHIFVPEDWTGETTYTYKADDGLTYDYQKGIRSAVRLTVVGAKGHLILNLEELADDHGPINPTFVLHGNPKSVKLKGQNLPTKPGRVMLTGRGLSVQVS
- a CDS encoding RsmB/NOP family class I SAM-dependent RNA methyltransferase, translated to MPKKEPPEPLLKAAETLFTDPAERTDFVDAMMAGDARDQAIIILNDRIEIKAFPRHRRLKWQPDFVERISDDFRPSKHPLYEKGAYYSLDFSSVFSASAMLAIPRDPVRVLDMCSSPGGKAIFAYRAFEPELLYCNESIRKRAGALIANLDRCKIERSRVWSADPSVYSKEFKETFDLVICDVPCSGQSLMAKGEDAHESFFPNEIDKNVGRQRRILGNAVRTLMPGGHMLYATCTFTTRENERVIEWFLKNHASMEAVEVPHLADFRSPLSTFPSYRLYPHQNLGAGAFVCLLKKKGEVLIEERDLDFPYLWKFGDEVLSRRPHEAEDEPVEEEKPPVELTARQIVRAATAKPKPEKRPRRPLGPRGRSGARQNKPPSGKRKRG
- a CDS encoding OsmC family protein, yielding MVRTGSAEWNGGIIDGKGTVSTETGTLNNAPYSFTSRFEDGKGTNPEELLGAAHAGCFSMALSGVLGGHKLVADYIRTSAAVSVVKVEGGFAIDKIHLTVEASIPGATAEQFAECAATAKAGCPVSKLFTGAEITLDAKLA